Proteins found in one Hypericibacter terrae genomic segment:
- a CDS encoding efflux RND transporter permease subunit — MRISDICIKRPVFATVLSIVLTLIGIVSYSRITVREYPNIDEPVVTVSTTYRGASAEIVESQVTKTIENSLSGIEGVEYVTSISRSEESQITARFRIDRDVDAAANDVRDRVARVRGELPEGIEEPVVSKVEADAEPILYLAFSSDRHSDLEITDFADRVVQDRLQTLPGVADVPIYGERRYSMRIWLDRDKLAAYELTTQDVEAALTAQNAEIPAGRIEGDRREFTVVSQTDLKTPEEFGKIILKNADGYLVRMRDVARVEIGAEDDRIIARFQGKSAVALGVVKQSVANPLDVSKAVRAAIPEIEAQLPPGMKIDMAYDSAVFIDRSIQAVYHTIGEAVLLVVAVIFLFLRSLRATLVPLVTIPVSLIGAFAIMFLFGFSINTLTLLAFVLAIGLVVDDAIVVLENIFRHIEAGLKPIDAALKGMREIGFAVVAMTLTLAAVFAPLAFTEGRTGRLFVEFALTLAGAVLISGFVALTLSPMMCGRMLKHSERHGFVYNAIEKVLVGLTDGYRRFLGAVLRWRVLVVLLFLAVAGAGAFTFRLLPSELAPYEDRGSLLAIMIAPEGATAGYTDRYIKMIEQLWDSVPEKEAYFTVTGFPVVNQGIGFMSFVDWSKRARSAFEIVQSLSGPMFANPGLLAFPIMFPPLGQEFDQTPVQFVVQTTGTYEELQGLVNKIMAEAAKNPGLANLDSDLKLNKPELRIDVDRDKAADLGVSVVALGRTLETLLGSRQITRFKLEGEQYDVILRMEETERSRPGDIAAIYVRGKSGEMIPLANLVSLEETVAPRELNHFNKLRAARITASIAPGYSLGQALEFLRQTVRQVATSPVSIDYAGQSREFLQASSSLYVVFALALVFIFLVLAAQFESFRDPLIIMLTVPIAMTGALVALHFSHGTLNVYSQIGLVTLVGLITKHGILIVEFANQLRAQGRAKFEAVIEAATLRLRPILMTTGAMVLGAIPLALATGAGAESRQQIGWVIVGGMSLGTLLTLFVVPVAYTLLAPKTLPDAILESAREHAAIEAAADEARRRSAEAPAE; from the coding sequence TTGCGAATTTCCGATATCTGCATCAAGCGTCCGGTCTTCGCGACCGTGCTGTCGATCGTGCTGACGCTGATCGGGATCGTCTCCTATTCGCGCATCACCGTGCGCGAATATCCGAACATCGACGAGCCGGTGGTGACGGTCTCGACCACCTATCGCGGCGCCTCGGCCGAGATTGTCGAGAGCCAGGTCACCAAGACCATCGAGAACTCGCTCTCCGGCATCGAGGGCGTCGAGTATGTGACCTCGATCAGCCGTTCCGAGGAAAGCCAGATCACCGCGCGCTTCCGCATCGACCGCGATGTCGACGCCGCGGCCAACGACGTGCGCGACCGCGTGGCGCGCGTCCGCGGCGAGCTGCCCGAGGGAATCGAGGAGCCGGTCGTCTCCAAGGTCGAGGCCGACGCCGAGCCGATCCTCTATCTCGCCTTCTCCTCCGACCGGCATTCCGACCTGGAGATCACCGACTTCGCCGACCGGGTGGTGCAAGACCGATTGCAGACCCTGCCCGGCGTCGCCGACGTGCCCATCTATGGCGAGCGGCGCTATTCCATGCGCATCTGGCTCGATCGCGACAAGCTCGCGGCCTATGAGCTGACCACCCAGGATGTCGAGGCGGCGCTGACCGCGCAGAACGCCGAGATCCCCGCCGGCCGGATCGAGGGCGACCGGCGCGAATTCACCGTGGTCTCGCAGACCGACCTCAAGACACCCGAGGAATTCGGCAAGATCATCCTCAAGAATGCCGACGGCTATCTGGTGCGGATGCGCGACGTGGCCCGCGTCGAGATCGGTGCCGAGGACGACCGCATCATCGCCCGCTTCCAGGGCAAGAGCGCAGTGGCGCTGGGCGTGGTGAAGCAGTCGGTCGCCAACCCGCTCGACGTGTCGAAGGCCGTGCGCGCCGCCATTCCCGAAATCGAGGCCCAGCTGCCGCCCGGGATGAAGATCGACATGGCCTACGATTCGGCCGTCTTCATCGACCGCTCGATCCAGGCGGTCTACCACACCATCGGCGAGGCGGTGCTGCTGGTGGTGGCGGTGATCTTCCTCTTCCTGCGCTCGCTGCGCGCCACGCTGGTGCCGCTCGTCACGATACCGGTCTCGCTGATCGGCGCCTTCGCGATCATGTTTCTGTTCGGCTTCTCGATCAACACGCTGACGCTCCTCGCCTTCGTGCTGGCGATCGGGCTCGTGGTCGACGATGCGATCGTGGTGCTGGAGAACATCTTCCGGCATATCGAGGCCGGGCTGAAGCCGATCGACGCGGCCCTCAAGGGCATGCGCGAGATCGGCTTCGCGGTGGTCGCCATGACCCTGACCCTGGCGGCGGTGTTCGCGCCGCTCGCTTTCACCGAGGGGCGGACGGGGCGGCTGTTCGTCGAGTTCGCCCTGACGCTCGCGGGCGCCGTCCTCATCTCAGGATTCGTGGCGCTGACGCTCTCACCCATGATGTGCGGGCGCATGCTGAAGCACAGCGAGCGCCATGGCTTCGTCTATAACGCGATCGAGAAGGTGCTGGTCGGGCTCACCGACGGCTATCGCCGCTTCCTGGGCGCCGTGCTGCGCTGGCGCGTCCTGGTGGTGCTGCTGTTCCTGGCCGTCGCCGGGGCCGGCGCCTTCACCTTCAGGCTGCTGCCCTCGGAACTGGCGCCCTATGAGGATCGCGGCTCGCTCCTCGCCATCATGATCGCGCCCGAGGGCGCCACCGCCGGCTATACCGACCGCTACATCAAGATGATCGAGCAGCTCTGGGACAGCGTGCCCGAGAAGGAGGCCTACTTCACCGTGACCGGCTTCCCGGTGGTGAATCAGGGCATCGGCTTCATGAGCTTCGTCGACTGGTCGAAGCGCGCGCGCTCGGCCTTCGAGATCGTGCAGAGCCTGTCGGGGCCGATGTTCGCCAATCCGGGCCTGCTCGCCTTCCCGATCATGTTCCCGCCGCTGGGCCAGGAGTTCGACCAGACCCCGGTGCAATTCGTGGTGCAGACCACCGGCACCTATGAAGAGCTCCAGGGCCTGGTCAACAAGATCATGGCCGAGGCCGCCAAGAACCCGGGCCTCGCCAATCTCGATTCCGATCTCAAGCTCAACAAGCCCGAGCTGCGGATCGATGTCGACCGCGACAAGGCGGCCGATCTCGGCGTCTCGGTCGTGGCGCTGGGCCGCACGCTCGAAACCCTGCTGGGCAGCCGGCAAATCACCCGCTTCAAGCTCGAGGGCGAGCAGTATGACGTGATCCTGCGCATGGAGGAGACCGAGCGCAGCCGGCCGGGCGACATCGCCGCCATTTATGTGCGCGGAAAATCGGGCGAGATGATCCCGCTCGCCAACCTGGTCTCGCTCGAGGAGACCGTGGCGCCGCGCGAGCTCAACCATTTCAACAAGCTGCGCGCCGCGCGCATCACCGCCTCGATCGCGCCCGGCTACAGTCTGGGGCAGGCGCTCGAGTTCCTGCGCCAGACCGTGCGCCAGGTCGCGACCTCGCCGGTCTCGATCGACTATGCCGGCCAGTCGCGCGAGTTCCTGCAGGCCTCGAGCAGCCTCTATGTCGTCTTTGCGCTGGCCCTGGTCTTCATCTTCCTGGTGCTGGCGGCGCAGTTCGAGAGCTTCCGCGACCCTCTCATCATCATGCTGACCGTCCCGATCGCCATGACCGGCGCACTGGTGGCGCTGCATTTCAGCCACGGCACGCTCAACGTTTACAGCCAGATCGGCCTGGTCACGCTGGTGGGGCTGATCACCAAGCACGGCATCCTGATCGTCGAGTTCGCGAACCAGCTGCGCGCGCAGGGACGGGCCAAGTTCGAGGCCGTGATCGAGGCCGCCACCTTGCGGCTGCGGCCGATCCTGATGACGACCGGCGCCATGGTGCTGGGCGCCATCCCGCTGGCGCTCGCCACCGGGGCGGGCGCCGAAAGCCGCCAGCAGATCGGCTGGGTCATCGTCGGCGGCATGTCGCTCGGCACGCTGCTGACGCTGTTCGTCGTGCCGGTCGCCTATACGCTGCTGGCGCCGAAGACGCTGCCCGACGCGATCCTCGAATCGGCGCGCGAGCATGCCGCGATCGAGGCGGCGGCGGACGAGGCGCGGCGGCGAAGCGCCGAGGCGCCGGCGGAATAA
- a CDS encoding efflux RND transporter periplasmic adaptor subunit, which translates to MRRIVLVVILLVAVAAAGGYWWKTRQAAKEAAATAAAPAGGFSVPVEASPVETGSIDLVIPAVGTLRSNESIQVAPEIPGRLAEILVQEGQKIEEGTVIARLDQSVYRAELQQAQSGLELAKADVERYKKMRAGEVASEQAMQRANAALSDNLARISLAEANMAKTELRAPFDGVLGLRRVSLGDYLDAGDVIINLEQVDPLKVDFRVPEIYYTTVKLGQTIKLEIDALPGETFEGTIYAMDPLIDAGGRSIVLRAHVPNSLDKLRPGLFARVSLVYDTHPNALLVPESAIVPFGSQKFVFRVVDGKAAQTQIKVGEYVNGKVEVLEGLQAGELVVTAGQLKIADGMGVAPIPNAAAPAEPAAGGDSGGSSGGDAGTASGGG; encoded by the coding sequence ATGCGCAGGATCGTTCTGGTCGTCATCCTCCTTGTCGCCGTCGCGGCTGCGGGCGGCTATTGGTGGAAGACCCGTCAGGCGGCGAAAGAGGCGGCCGCGACGGCCGCCGCCCCGGCAGGGGGATTCTCGGTGCCGGTCGAGGCCAGCCCGGTCGAGACCGGCAGCATCGACCTGGTGATCCCGGCGGTCGGCACGCTGCGCTCGAACGAATCGATCCAGGTGGCACCGGAAATCCCGGGGCGGCTGGCCGAGATCCTGGTCCAGGAAGGGCAGAAGATCGAGGAAGGCACCGTGATCGCCCGGCTCGACCAGTCGGTCTATCGCGCCGAGCTGCAGCAGGCCCAATCCGGCCTCGAGCTCGCGAAGGCCGATGTCGAGCGCTACAAGAAAATGCGCGCGGGCGAAGTGGCGAGCGAGCAGGCCATGCAGCGCGCCAACGCGGCCTTGAGCGACAATCTGGCCCGCATCTCGCTAGCGGAGGCCAACATGGCCAAGACCGAGCTCCGGGCGCCCTTCGACGGGGTGCTGGGCCTCCGGCGCGTCAGCCTCGGCGACTATCTCGATGCCGGCGACGTCATCATCAATCTGGAGCAGGTCGACCCGCTGAAGGTCGATTTCCGCGTGCCGGAGATCTATTACACCACCGTCAAGCTCGGGCAGACCATCAAGCTCGAGATCGACGCGCTGCCCGGCGAGACTTTCGAGGGCACCATCTATGCGATGGATCCGCTGATCGATGCCGGCGGCCGCTCGATCGTGCTGCGCGCCCATGTCCCCAACAGCCTGGACAAGCTGCGCCCCGGCCTCTTCGCCCGCGTCTCGCTGGTCTACGACACCCACCCGAACGCGCTGCTGGTACCCGAATCGGCGATCGTGCCGTTCGGCAGCCAGAAGTTCGTGTTCCGCGTGGTGGACGGCAAGGCGGCGCAGACGCAGATCAAGGTCGGCGAATATGTCAACGGCAAGGTCGAGGTGCTCGAAGGGCTTCAGGCCGGCGAGCTGGTGGTGACGGCCGGGCAGTTGAAGATCGCCGACGGCATGGGCGTGGCGCCGATCCCGAACGCGGCGGCACCGGCCGAGCCCGCCGCCGGCGGCGATTCGGGCGGGAGCTCGGGTGGCGATGCCGGCACCGCCTCGGGCGGCGGCTGA
- a CDS encoding DUF924 family protein, translating to MDPRALLEFWLSDYARPLWFERNATFDAEIRHRFGGWIEPGAQGRLAEWERRPDTALALVVLLDQFPRNIFRNSPRAFLYDAAARAVALRALERGFDQATPLDRRTFFYLPIEHSEQIEHQHRSVELFRRWVEAHEGDAARNEAEDTFRYVLRHCEIIERFGRFPHRNLALGRESTPEELAFLTEPMSDF from the coding sequence ATGGATCCCCGCGCGCTGCTGGAGTTCTGGCTCTCCGACTATGCCAGACCGCTCTGGTTCGAGCGGAACGCCACCTTCGATGCGGAGATCCGCCATCGCTTCGGCGGCTGGATCGAGCCGGGGGCCCAGGGCCGTCTCGCCGAGTGGGAACGAAGGCCCGATACCGCGCTGGCCCTGGTGGTGCTGCTCGACCAGTTTCCGCGCAATATTTTCCGCAACAGCCCGCGCGCTTTCCTCTATGACGCGGCGGCGCGGGCCGTCGCCTTGCGCGCCCTCGAGCGCGGCTTCGACCAGGCGACGCCCCTCGACCGGCGGACCTTCTTCTATCTGCCGATCGAGCATAGCGAGCAGATCGAGCATCAGCACCGATCGGTCGAGCTGTTCCGGCGCTGGGTCGAGGCGCATGAAGGCGATGCCGCCCGCAACGAGGCGGAGGACACCTTCCGCTATGTGCTGCGTCATTGCGAGATCATCGAGCGATTCGGCCGCTTCCCGCACCGCAATCTGGCGCTGGGCCGCGAGAGCACGCCCGAGGAGCTGGCCTTCCTGACCGAGCCGATGTCGGACTTCTGA
- a CDS encoding choline/ethanolamine kinase family protein yields MSEEIEEVLSLFRRIPFLAEAEPGKVRIERLGGLTNRNYKIVTPDGKACVLRIPGAGTSDYIDRKAEKQNAAAADRAGVNAPLLFFDDSDGLQVTGFIEGAATMNGERFKDLGAVARAARAFRQMHESGEVLAGRFELFQMMDNYLGLLRAKGARVPDGYEAVQKEAEAVRAALTRHPLPLKPCHCDPLAENFLDTGTRMVIVDWEYAGNNDPMWDLGDLSVEAGFGSDQDAAELEAYFEGKAPANDVGRMVMYKAMCDLLWTLWGCIQLMNQNPVDDFWAYAVNRFERCQALMGSREFGRHLDAVRRGP; encoded by the coding sequence ATGAGCGAGGAGATCGAAGAGGTCCTGTCCCTCTTCCGACGCATCCCGTTCCTGGCCGAGGCCGAGCCGGGCAAGGTCCGGATCGAGCGGCTGGGCGGGCTCACCAACCGCAACTACAAGATCGTCACGCCCGATGGAAAGGCCTGCGTGCTGCGGATTCCAGGGGCGGGGACCTCGGACTATATCGACCGCAAGGCCGAGAAGCAGAACGCGGCTGCGGCCGACCGGGCCGGCGTGAACGCGCCGCTGCTGTTCTTCGACGACAGCGACGGGCTGCAGGTGACGGGCTTCATCGAGGGCGCCGCCACCATGAATGGCGAGCGCTTCAAGGATCTGGGCGCGGTCGCGCGCGCGGCGCGCGCTTTCCGCCAGATGCACGAGTCGGGCGAGGTCCTGGCGGGGCGCTTCGAGCTGTTCCAGATGATGGACAATTATCTGGGCCTGCTGCGCGCCAAGGGCGCCAGGGTGCCCGACGGCTACGAGGCGGTGCAGAAGGAGGCCGAGGCCGTCCGGGCCGCCCTGACGCGCCATCCCTTGCCGCTCAAGCCCTGCCACTGCGATCCGCTGGCGGAGAATTTCCTCGACACCGGCACGCGCATGGTGATCGTCGATTGGGAATATGCCGGCAACAACGACCCGATGTGGGATCTGGGCGACCTCTCGGTCGAGGCGGGCTTCGGTTCCGACCAGGACGCGGCCGAGCTCGAGGCCTATTTCGAGGGCAAGGCGCCCGCAAACGATGTCGGCCGCATGGTCATGTACAAGGCCATGTGCGACCTGCTCTGGACGCTCTGGGGCTGCATCCAGCTGATGAACCAGAATCCGGTCGACGATTTCTGGGCCTATGCGGTCAATCGCTTCGAGCGCTGCCAGGCGCTGATGGGCAGCCGGGAGTTCGGCCGGCATCTCGATGCCGTGCGTCGGGGTCCCTGA
- a CDS encoding GcvT family protein, translating to MTATEHAEIVIIGGGIIGCSIAYHLTRMGKTDVLLLEKSGLTHGATWHAAGLVGQLRASRNLTRMLQRSVELYDTLEAETGQATDWKRVGSLRVASSPGRLTEIKRSLTMAKSFGLEMHLLSAQEAQELCPILSTEGVLAAAYLPSDGYADPASLTQALAKGARMKGAKIRQGVKVTGFEIKNGRVDAVLTQDSRITCDILVNAGGMWARELGLSMGVRVPSIAVEHQYLITDPIPDLPKSMPTLRDPDLRIYYKPEVRGIVIGGWEEGTLPFGENGIPPDFGQQLLPGNFERFEGLAQAAFKRTPIVETVGVRELINGPIPFSADGEYVMGKAPELDNVFVAAGFTYGIAGGGGAGAMMAEWITQGRPSLDLWPLDIRRFGYHHTAKAFCFPRAIDLYGKYYALGYPKREHHSARGIRRSPLYDKLKAKRAVFGSRGGWERPNWFAPAGMETEDRPSFGRANWFDAVGAEHKAVRERVALIDQTSFSKAEILGPGTLAFLQRLCAADMDKPVGSIIYTQLCNERGGIEADVTFIRLEENRFYFVTGSAFATHDFHWIRSHMPRDGSVFLVDMTSARATINLCGPLARRVLAKVAEADVSNAAFPFATAREIAVGAAPVLAARIGYVGELGWELHVPSEYAQHLYETLWAAGEEFGIADVGYRAIDTLRMEKGYLYWSSDITPDYNPYEAGLGFRVSLKKPDFIGREALARIKAEGTRRRLCCFTLDQRRGFDLAVVGGECVLWDDRPVAVATSANFGHTVGKAILYAYLANEDIGLVGPANGYEIEAYGDRYKAARHEGPLYDPKMERLKS from the coding sequence ATGACCGCCACGGAACATGCGGAAATCGTCATCATCGGCGGCGGCATCATCGGCTGCTCCATCGCCTATCACCTGACGCGCATGGGCAAGACCGACGTGCTCCTGCTGGAGAAGAGCGGTCTGACCCATGGTGCCACCTGGCATGCCGCGGGGTTGGTGGGACAGCTTCGCGCCTCGCGCAACCTGACCCGCATGCTGCAGCGGAGCGTGGAGCTCTATGACACGCTCGAAGCCGAGACCGGCCAGGCGACCGACTGGAAGCGGGTCGGCAGCTTGCGCGTCGCCTCATCGCCCGGACGGCTCACCGAGATCAAGCGCTCGCTCACCATGGCCAAAAGCTTCGGTCTGGAGATGCATCTGCTCTCGGCCCAGGAGGCCCAGGAGCTCTGCCCGATCCTCTCGACCGAGGGCGTGCTGGCGGCGGCCTATCTGCCGAGCGACGGCTATGCCGATCCGGCGAGCCTGACGCAGGCCCTGGCAAAAGGCGCTCGCATGAAGGGTGCCAAGATCCGCCAGGGCGTGAAGGTCACCGGCTTCGAAATCAAGAATGGCCGCGTCGATGCCGTTCTCACCCAAGACAGCCGCATCACCTGCGATATCCTGGTCAATGCCGGCGGCATGTGGGCGCGCGAGCTGGGCCTCTCCATGGGCGTGCGCGTGCCCTCGATCGCGGTCGAGCATCAATATCTCATCACCGATCCGATTCCCGATCTGCCAAAATCGATGCCGACGCTGCGCGATCCGGACTTGCGCATCTATTACAAGCCCGAGGTGCGCGGCATCGTCATCGGCGGCTGGGAGGAGGGCACGCTGCCCTTCGGCGAGAATGGCATTCCGCCCGATTTCGGCCAGCAATTGCTGCCCGGCAATTTCGAGCGCTTCGAGGGGCTGGCGCAGGCCGCCTTCAAGCGCACGCCGATCGTCGAGACCGTGGGCGTGCGCGAGCTCATCAACGGCCCCATCCCCTTCTCCGCCGACGGCGAATATGTGATGGGCAAGGCGCCGGAGCTCGACAATGTGTTCGTCGCGGCCGGTTTCACCTATGGCATCGCGGGCGGCGGCGGGGCCGGGGCGATGATGGCGGAATGGATCACGCAAGGGCGACCCAGCCTCGACCTCTGGCCGCTCGATATCCGCCGCTTCGGCTATCACCACACCGCCAAGGCCTTCTGCTTCCCGCGCGCGATCGACCTCTATGGCAAATATTACGCGCTGGGCTACCCCAAGCGGGAGCATCACTCGGCGCGCGGCATCCGGCGCAGCCCGCTTTACGACAAGCTCAAAGCCAAGCGCGCGGTGTTCGGTTCGCGCGGCGGCTGGGAACGGCCCAACTGGTTTGCGCCCGCAGGCATGGAAACCGAGGACCGCCCCTCCTTCGGCCGGGCCAACTGGTTCGACGCGGTGGGCGCCGAGCACAAGGCCGTGCGCGAGCGCGTGGCGCTGATCGACCAGACCTCCTTCTCGAAGGCGGAGATCCTCGGGCCCGGAACGCTCGCCTTCCTGCAGCGTCTCTGCGCCGCCGACATGGACAAGCCGGTCGGCAGCATCATCTACACCCAGCTCTGCAACGAGCGCGGCGGCATCGAGGCCGATGTCACCTTCATCCGGCTCGAGGAGAACCGCTTCTATTTCGTCACGGGCAGCGCCTTCGCCACCCATGATTTCCACTGGATCCGCAGCCATATGCCGCGCGACGGCTCGGTCTTCCTGGTCGACATGACCTCGGCCCGCGCCACGATCAATCTCTGCGGGCCGCTGGCACGCCGGGTGCTGGCGAAGGTGGCCGAGGCCGACGTCTCGAACGCGGCCTTCCCCTTCGCGACCGCGCGCGAGATCGCGGTCGGCGCCGCCCCGGTCCTGGCGGCGCGCATCGGCTATGTCGGCGAGCTCGGTTGGGAGCTCCATGTCCCCAGCGAATATGCCCAGCATCTCTATGAGACGCTCTGGGCCGCCGGCGAGGAATTCGGCATCGCCGATGTGGGCTACCGCGCCATCGACACGCTGCGCATGGAGAAGGGCTATCTCTATTGGTCCTCGGATATCACGCCCGATTACAATCCCTATGAGGCGGGACTGGGTTTCCGCGTCTCGCTGAAGAAGCCGGACTTCATCGGCCGCGAGGCGCTGGCGCGCATCAAGGCCGAGGGCACCAGGCGCCGGCTCTGCTGCTTCACCCTCGACCAGCGCCGCGGCTTCGACCTGGCGGTGGTCGGCGGGGAATGCGTCCTCTGGGACGACCGCCCGGTCGCCGTCGCCACCAGCGCCAATTTCGGCCACACGGTCGGCAAGGCGATCCTCTATGCCTATCTGGCGAACGAGGATATCGGGCTGGTAGGGCCCGCGAACGGCTACGAGATCGAGGCCTATGGCGATCGCTACAAGGCGGCACGCCATGAGGGGCCGCTCTATGATCCGAAGATGGAGCGGCTGAAGAGCTAG
- a CDS encoding glutathione S-transferase family protein: MYTLYWGPNSAALAPQILLEEIGAKHELKRIDIASNQHKSPEYLKFNPNAKIPTLVIDGKQVIFESAAICLYLADRHPEAKLAPAIGDPARGLYYQWLVHLTNTLQPNYLSYYYPDRFTDDAKGTDAVQSRAKTELGEIWGRIDKALGEKGPYFLGDRFSGCDAFLFMLANWQEPIPDLYSRFKHVKRCADAVGARPAVQRILPANGIAA; this comes from the coding sequence ATGTACACGCTTTACTGGGGCCCCAACAGCGCAGCGCTGGCCCCGCAGATCCTGCTCGAGGAGATCGGTGCCAAGCACGAGCTCAAGCGGATCGACATCGCCAGCAACCAGCATAAATCGCCGGAATATCTGAAGTTCAATCCCAACGCCAAGATCCCCACCCTGGTGATCGACGGCAAGCAGGTGATCTTCGAATCGGCGGCCATCTGCCTGTATCTGGCCGACCGTCATCCGGAGGCGAAGCTCGCGCCGGCGATCGGCGATCCGGCGCGCGGACTCTATTATCAGTGGCTGGTGCATCTGACCAACACGCTCCAGCCGAACTACCTGTCTTACTATTACCCCGACCGCTTCACCGACGATGCCAAGGGCACGGACGCGGTGCAGTCGCGCGCCAAGACAGAGCTGGGCGAGATCTGGGGCCGGATCGACAAGGCGCTCGGCGAGAAGGGCCCCTATTTCCTGGGCGACCGCTTCAGCGGCTGCGATGCCTTCCTGTTCATGCTCGCGAACTGGCAGGAGCCCATCCCGGACCTTTACAGCCGTTTCAAGCATGTGAAGCGCTGCGCCGACGCAGTGGGGGCAAGGCCGGCGGTGCAGCGGATCCTGCCGGCCAACGGGATCGCGGCTTGA
- a CDS encoding cysteine hydrolase family protein, with translation MTTALLVVDVQQIYTVKGNELYCKNAGQTVKRINQLIERFTAKKAPVIFIRHVHKLDGSDLGRMFDFAGPASDFSFKEKSAAVAYDEKLAVPAKPIEIVKSRYSSFAGTGLHEKLKKLGVTRVVVTGFMTNFCCDTTARDAHDLDYYVDFVLDATGTPGTAKMDQDQVRDAVGDFIGGGFARVMSTREFLKQFAAG, from the coding sequence ATGACGACCGCGCTTTTGGTTGTCGACGTGCAGCAGATCTACACGGTCAAGGGCAACGAGCTTTACTGCAAGAATGCCGGCCAGACCGTCAAGCGCATCAACCAGCTGATCGAGCGCTTCACCGCGAAGAAGGCGCCGGTCATCTTCATCCGCCATGTCCATAAGCTCGACGGCTCGGACCTTGGCCGCATGTTCGATTTTGCCGGGCCGGCGTCGGATTTCTCCTTCAAGGAGAAATCGGCGGCGGTGGCCTATGACGAGAAGCTCGCCGTTCCCGCCAAGCCGATCGAAATCGTCAAGAGCCGTTATTCCTCCTTCGCCGGCACGGGACTGCACGAGAAGCTCAAGAAGCTGGGCGTGACCCGCGTCGTCGTCACCGGCTTCATGACGAACTTCTGCTGCGATACCACGGCGCGCGATGCGCATGATCTCGACTATTATGTGGACTTCGTCCTCGACGCGACCGGTACGCCCGGCACCGCGAAGATGGACCAGGACCAGGTTCGCGACGCCGTGGGCGATTTCATCGGGGGCGGGTTCGCGCGGGTGATGTCGACCCGTGAATTCCTCAAGCAATTCGCGGCCGGTTGA
- a CDS encoding ABC transporter permease, with translation MRAYSFAIYLFLYAPIVLIVLFSFNSGNNASDFQGFSTLWYGKAANNRFVIEAVTHSLIVASASASLATVFGTMAALAVQRVRGAARLFFDAMTYVAIMVPGIVIGISTLIALVTTFGLVNEMLTAIWPGDPATAPQLGMGFGSIIAAHTLFSLALVIVIVRARIAGMDRSLMEASADLYASPWGTFRQVILPLILPAVVAGFLLSFTFSFDDFVVAFWVAGSKTTLPIYIFASIRRGVTPEINAIGTVVLTVSLILLFSAQLMLRRGEKAKPKTA, from the coding sequence ATGCGCGCCTATAGCTTCGCCATCTATCTCTTCCTCTATGCGCCGATCGTGCTGATCGTGCTGTTCAGCTTCAACAGCGGCAACAACGCGTCCGACTTCCAGGGCTTCTCGACGCTCTGGTACGGCAAGGCCGCCAACAACCGTTTCGTGATCGAGGCGGTGACGCACAGCCTCATCGTCGCCTCCGCCTCGGCCAGCCTCGCCACGGTCTTCGGCACCATGGCGGCGCTGGCCGTGCAGCGGGTCAGGGGCGCCGCCCGCCTCTTCTTCGATGCGATGACCTATGTCGCGATCATGGTGCCCGGTATCGTCATCGGCATCTCGACCCTGATCGCACTGGTGACGACCTTCGGCCTCGTCAACGAGATGCTGACGGCGATCTGGCCCGGCGATCCGGCGACCGCCCCGCAGCTGGGGATGGGTTTCGGCTCGATCATCGCCGCCCACACCCTGTTCTCGCTGGCGCTGGTCATCGTGATCGTGCGGGCGCGCATTGCCGGCATGGACCGCAGCCTGATGGAGGCCTCGGCCGATCTCTACGCCTCGCCCTGGGGGACGTTCCGCCAGGTGATCCTGCCCTTGATCCTGCCCGCGGTCGTCGCCGGTTTCCTGTTGAGCTTCACCTTCAGTTTCGACGATTTCGTGGTCGCCTTCTGGGTCGCCGGCTCCAAGACCACCCTGCCGATCTATATCTTCGCCTCGATCCGGCGCGGCGTGACGCCCGAGATCAATGCGATCGGCACGGTCGTGCTGACGGTCTCGCTGATCCTGCTGTTCAGCGCCCAGCTCATGCTGCGCCGCGGCGAAAAGGCGAAGCCGAAAACCGCCTGA